In Chitinophaga nivalis, a single genomic region encodes these proteins:
- a CDS encoding NAD(P)/FAD-dependent oxidoreductase, with product MTQPNIPETTLPRVVIVGGGFGGVNLAKQLKHAPVQVVLLDRNNYHLFQPLLYQVSTAGLEPDSIAFPLRGIFRKQKNIVFRMAEVTGIRSTENILETGVGEVRYDYLVFATGSNTNFFGNKGIEDNAIGMKSLIEAVQIRNYVVKQFEESLLLSDPELIKPKLNFVMVGGGPTGVELAGAFAELRKYIMPKDYPDLPQDLMNVYLIESGPRLLASFSEKTSHQTQHDLQALGVRVMCNTGVKEYDGQVVTLSTGEVIHSQSLLWSAGVKGVPVKGIPEEVRLPNGRILVNEFNQVKGYTNIFAIGDIAQMTNDQRFPKGYPMVAQVAIQQGKNVAQNLRLFMEQKPMKAFYYKDLGSMATIGRNRAVAEFSNMRFSGYFAWIVWMIVHLMSLLGFRNKLVVFINWFYRYFTYERGTRIIIKRGAANIVKLRQTVGV from the coding sequence TAGTTCTACTGGACAGAAATAATTATCACCTCTTTCAGCCGCTGCTATACCAGGTATCTACTGCCGGCCTGGAACCCGACAGTATCGCCTTTCCGCTGCGCGGCATCTTCCGAAAACAGAAAAATATCGTCTTCCGCATGGCCGAAGTAACCGGCATCCGCTCCACCGAAAATATCCTGGAAACGGGCGTTGGGGAAGTACGCTACGATTATCTCGTCTTTGCTACCGGCAGCAATACCAACTTCTTCGGCAACAAAGGCATAGAAGATAATGCCATTGGCATGAAATCACTCATTGAAGCTGTGCAGATCAGAAACTATGTGGTGAAACAATTTGAAGAAAGTCTGCTCCTCTCCGATCCGGAACTGATCAAACCTAAACTCAACTTTGTCATGGTAGGTGGCGGCCCTACCGGTGTGGAACTGGCCGGCGCTTTTGCAGAACTACGCAAATACATCATGCCGAAAGACTATCCGGACCTGCCACAGGACCTGATGAATGTATACCTGATTGAATCCGGTCCCCGGCTGCTGGCTTCCTTCTCAGAAAAAACCTCCCACCAGACACAACACGACCTGCAGGCCCTTGGCGTACGGGTAATGTGCAACACCGGTGTAAAAGAATATGATGGACAAGTCGTAACGCTTAGTACCGGAGAAGTAATTCACTCCCAGTCACTGTTATGGTCTGCCGGCGTAAAAGGCGTACCCGTGAAGGGCATACCGGAAGAGGTACGACTCCCCAACGGACGTATTCTCGTCAATGAATTTAACCAGGTAAAAGGTTATACCAACATATTTGCCATCGGCGATATTGCCCAGATGACCAACGATCAGCGGTTCCCGAAAGGTTATCCGATGGTAGCACAGGTAGCCATACAACAGGGAAAAAATGTAGCCCAGAACCTGCGCCTGTTCATGGAACAAAAACCCATGAAAGCCTTCTACTACAAAGACCTCGGCAGCATGGCCACCATTGGCCGTAACAGGGCGGTAGCAGAATTTTCCAATATGCGTTTCAGTGGTTACTTCGCCTGGATCGTGTGGATGATTGTACACCTGATGAGTCTTCTCGGATTCAGGAATAAACTGGTGGTATTCATCAACTGGTTTTACCGTTACTTCACCTACGAAAGAGGTACCCGTATTATCATTAAACGCGGTGCGGCCAATATTGTGAAGCTACGGCAAACGGTAGGCGTCTAA
- a CDS encoding type IX secretion system plug protein has protein sequence MRTAAFIFVLGLVQCLFHGAANAQANVITPDHVYHSNIRTVKFSQAGDLLTMPMYTVGSDEKLELSFDDMDNDVKNYYYSFVLCNADWTPAQVNPFDYMRGFSETRILNYRLSSVSLQRYTHYSVQLPGTNSYPVKSGNYMLKVFLDSDTSQLAFTRRMYVVENKAGITGFIKQPISPKLFRTSQKINFEVNMGSLNIQNPFDQVKVVILQNYRWDNAITNLKPQFINGNVIKYNAEQNCIMPGGKEFRWIDLRSFRLQTERVRNTEYHNNSTDVYAVPDVERADKVYQFIKDVNGKFYQATLENYNPNFEGDYAAVHFSFLSPEPYAGYDMYLLGELTNYEFNDNSKLTYNPASRAYEGTLQLKQGYYNYIYGLIDKTIPDGKFSTELTEGDSWETENNYTILLYFRPLGGRADELVSSITLNSILDRK, from the coding sequence ATGCGTACAGCAGCATTTATTTTTGTATTGGGCCTGGTCCAATGCCTGTTTCATGGGGCTGCAAATGCCCAGGCAAATGTTATTACACCGGATCATGTATACCATAGTAATATCAGAACGGTAAAATTCAGCCAGGCGGGTGATTTGCTTACAATGCCCATGTATACCGTTGGCTCAGATGAAAAGCTGGAGCTGTCTTTTGATGATATGGATAATGATGTGAAAAACTATTATTATTCCTTTGTATTGTGTAATGCCGACTGGACACCGGCGCAGGTAAATCCTTTTGATTACATGCGTGGATTTTCTGAAACCAGGATACTGAACTACCGTTTGTCGAGTGTATCGTTGCAACGGTATACGCATTACAGTGTGCAGTTGCCGGGTACCAACAGCTATCCGGTGAAGTCGGGCAACTATATGCTGAAAGTATTCCTGGATAGCGATACCTCCCAGCTGGCATTTACCCGCCGGATGTATGTGGTGGAGAATAAGGCAGGCATTACCGGATTTATTAAACAGCCTATTTCGCCCAAACTATTCCGCACTTCCCAGAAAATAAATTTTGAGGTCAATATGGGTTCGCTCAATATCCAGAATCCATTTGATCAGGTGAAAGTGGTGATCCTGCAGAACTATCGCTGGGATAATGCCATTACCAACCTGAAACCACAGTTTATTAACGGCAATGTGATTAAGTATAATGCAGAACAGAATTGTATTATGCCGGGTGGAAAAGAATTCCGGTGGATAGACCTGCGGAGCTTCCGGTTACAGACGGAGCGGGTACGGAACACAGAATATCATAACAATAGTACAGATGTATATGCCGTGCCGGATGTAGAGCGGGCCGATAAAGTATATCAGTTCATCAAGGATGTCAATGGTAAATTTTATCAGGCTACCTTGGAGAATTACAATCCCAACTTTGAAGGAGATTATGCCGCTGTGCATTTTTCTTTCCTGTCGCCGGAACCTTACGCCGGATATGATATGTATCTGCTGGGAGAATTGACCAATTACGAATTTAATGACAACAGTAAACTAACGTATAATCCAGCCAGCAGAGCCTACGAAGGTACCCTGCAACTGAAACAGGGATATTACAACTACATCTATGGCCTGATAGATAAAACCATTCCTGATGGTAAGTTCAGTACAGAATTGACAGAAGGAGATTCCTGGGAAACGGAAAATAACTATACCATTTTATTGTATTTCCGGCCATTGGGCGGAAGGGCTGATGAACTGGTATCCAGTATCACACTGAATTCTATTCTTGACAGAAAGTAA
- a CDS encoding FtsX-like permease family protein: MRLSFFIARRIAFNKASTFSKFIINIAVAATAVSVTVMILATGLVNGFQQVIQEKIFSFWGHLHINQYQPNAGPLTEEIPFTNSRTLADSIRLVPGVKKLSNYATKSAIIKSDKEMDGIIFKGVDQSYDWPQLQRFLQSGKLLHFNDSSYAPEIMLSTVMARELQVKVNDKVIVYFIQGNGLPPRARKLTISGIYKTGIEEYDKTYVIGDLNLIRKLNDWESDQVGGYEIMLKDYHQMDTMSRYIDQQLLPPHLFTRTIRDIYPNIFDWLQLQNQNEVIIIIIMIIVAIINMITAILILILERTNMIGIAKALGMRNWNIQQIFVFQAGYIVLLGVLIGDCVGIGLAFLQQSTGLFKLPEESYYMSVAAVSLDWAEILLINVGTFIICLLILLIPSLIIRRITPVKAIQFK, from the coding sequence ATGCGTTTATCATTTTTTATTGCCAGAAGGATAGCTTTCAATAAAGCGTCTACCTTTTCAAAATTCATTATCAATATTGCGGTAGCGGCAACTGCTGTGAGCGTAACAGTAATGATACTGGCAACAGGACTGGTAAATGGCTTCCAGCAGGTCATCCAGGAAAAAATATTCAGCTTCTGGGGACATCTGCATATTAACCAGTATCAACCCAATGCCGGCCCGTTAACCGAAGAAATACCCTTTACCAACAGCCGTACCCTGGCCGACAGTATCCGGCTGGTACCCGGCGTCAAAAAGCTCAGTAACTACGCCACAAAATCGGCTATCATCAAGTCGGACAAGGAAATGGATGGGATTATCTTCAAAGGGGTAGATCAAAGCTACGACTGGCCGCAACTGCAACGTTTCCTGCAATCCGGTAAACTGCTTCATTTCAACGATAGCAGCTATGCGCCGGAAATCATGCTCTCTACCGTGATGGCCCGGGAACTGCAGGTAAAAGTAAATGATAAAGTCATTGTATATTTTATTCAGGGCAACGGACTGCCACCCCGTGCCCGCAAACTCACCATCAGCGGCATTTATAAAACGGGTATCGAAGAATATGATAAAACCTATGTCATCGGCGATCTTAACCTGATACGCAAGCTGAATGACTGGGAATCTGACCAGGTGGGTGGTTATGAAATCATGCTGAAGGATTATCACCAGATGGATACCATGAGCCGGTATATTGATCAGCAGCTCTTACCTCCTCATCTGTTTACCCGTACCATACGCGATATTTATCCCAACATATTCGACTGGCTGCAACTACAGAACCAGAACGAAGTAATCATTATTATTATCATGATCATTGTGGCTATCATCAATATGATTACGGCCATTCTCATCCTTATCCTGGAACGCACCAATATGATTGGCATCGCCAAAGCGCTGGGTATGCGGAACTGGAATATACAACAGATCTTTGTTTTCCAGGCGGGTTACATCGTTTTACTGGGCGTATTGATTGGCGACTGTGTGGGTATCGGATTAGCTTTCCTGCAACAAAGCACAGGGCTGTTCAAACTGCCGGAAGAATCCTATTATATGTCAGTAGCAGCAGTATCCCTGGATTGGGCAGAGATACTGCTGATTAATGTGGGCACTTTTATAATTTGCCTGCTGATACTGCTGATCCCTTCGCTGATTATTCGCCGGATCACTCCTGTAAAAGCGATCCAGTTTAAATAG